Genomic DNA from Magnolia sinica isolate HGM2019 chromosome 4, MsV1, whole genome shotgun sequence:
tgaatgataaatgatCAGAATTTGAAGGTTGCTTCTCTGTTATGTAATGAATACCCATAATTCAAAGAAATGTTCACAACTGGAATTTGCTTGTAATCCAAACGAAACGATGATATCATAAAACTTAGAAAAAAACCATGGATAAACAACTCTCAATAAGATTTTTCAAACTACACACGGATTACATTTAAGTAATTAGATAATATTCAAAGTTCAAACTAAGAACTAGCAGGTCCCTGCTTTATTATCAGCACACCAACATTAAAGAAGATTATGGAAGTGTTGATGTATCACCACTAACAATGTTTAGTGCAAAAGCATCGGCGGCGCAAACCACGGCATATTCCTCCTGAGAATCCCTCGGTCTGGCAAACGGCCGCACAGTTGCTACCCCTCACACATGGGCCCTTGAATCGGTGGCTCTGAGACTCACACGTCCGTGCCTCTACCATGCTTGGTCCCATCTCTTTTAACAAATTCCAAATACCAAAATATAATCAAGATGGTTAGGAAATTAACAAGCATAATCATGATTTAATGGAATTTTTATTGCAAATTtcgaaatatttttgaatttttttcagctcatatatgtgtgtgtttgtgtgaaATCGTAATGTTATTTTAATTTCGAGTTGGAGTGGACCACCAATGCTGGTATCCACGTGGCATCTCTCCAAGCGCATTTTGGTTAATGCATTTCATCCGAAGAATCGTATGGCCGAAAGAAGAGAAATCGTCTACAGTGGTATGGATGTCCCAATATCTGCTATTTGGCGTCTAGACCATCCACACAGTGACCCAtcggatcaacggttcagatcacgaCATAACAAGCATGGAGCTGCATGGAACTCCTATGTAGCATCACAGCTACTACCTCGTTCCCACCTTCGGAAGGAACGTGTGATAGATCTAGGCCATTCGTTAGGTAGCGCACTCGGGGAACATTTCTGTGTATCAGAAATCGGGAGCTGTGCAGAATCCGACCCAATCCGAACCAATGgcttggatcggtgcggatcgagtaagaccactcagatccgatcgtacATTGGATCAAGTTCGGATTGTGGTCCATCCGGACCGATCCAATCCGGAATCCGAATGAACCCTGACCCCTCTTCCTCTACCCCGAAAGAGGCGCCACACCCACCTATCTCTactcctttctctcccgatttccctcctctccatcCTTTTCTTGAAAAATCGGAACGAGTGgtgttggacccaatccggtccgactcgacccGATGCCCACCTCTGCAGTCATCAAACGGACTACACATATACGTTCAATCTGGACCGTCGGAATCTGCTCATTTTCCTCGTACATGTGTGATCTGTCTCTGATCAGAGTACCAATATCATTTCAAGTCCAGAGCATGTTCTCAGTCTGCGCTGCTTGACGAATGGTCAAGGTCTCTCACATGCATGAGTGGGAACGCGGCCCTACATAATAGCTGTAATGAGGGGCCACGCGTTCTATTAGAAGTCGAAACCTCTCATAGAAAATGGGACCGTTGATCAGCTCCGGCCTATAGTGATACCCGAAAATTCTCAACAGACCCGATAACGAACTCGGGCCAGACCGACGTTAAGGGGGGCAGAGTATTCCCAGCCAGATGTAGATCCATTTGGGTGGCCCAGCCTATTTTCTTCCCTATACGAAAATGCTTGTACGTGTGAAAGCATGCAAAGAGATGAGATGAtgcaagaagagagagaagggaagagaaCCAGTGGTCATGATAAGCAGCAAGAGCACCAAAATAACTGGAAACACACGCGTGGCACGCTCCATTTTCAGAGAGAGACGGAAAGAGAGGATGCGAGGATGGGAAGGGAGCTTGGTCTTTATATAGTGGTGTGGCCACAGTTTCCACATTGAAACACGGATTCAGAGGATTAGATGTTACAAACACCTTATCCTTACTATGTGGGGGCCATATTTAtattgtgttgtatatccacgccgttcattcgtgTCTTCCACTCATTTTAAGTTGTTATCCaaaaaagcagatccaaatctccggtggactATACTACAAAAAAAAAGTGGTGAATTAACGTTaaaaaaactttttgtaggccacagaagttttgtatgaagCTGATCTTTTATCTTTTCCctttattcaggtctttttgaccttatcaatgggttggatggaaaataaacataacgtATCTGCTTAAATgggacctaggaagtttttaacggtggtagttcaatcaacacttttttaCTTTGGTATGGTGCATACGAGACTtgtatctacttaattttttataCTACCTCCTAAGATGGCTGGGGAAATGGATGTACGGCGTCGTTGTAcatcacatcatcaaggtgggccccacggtaagggtaacaccccaggtaacagcttagtgggtgttacccttatcgtggggcccaccttgatgattattTGTATATCCAATCGGTCCATCCGTTTATCTAGCCCATTTAAGGATGgagtcccaaaaattaagcagatccagatttcaggtggaccacaccacaggaaacagtggttattgagtgCTTTacctttaaaattttccaaatggCCTATCGTAAGGTTTATTGGCAATCTAGCCTTTGGAAAATGTCTGGATACAGGAAAttacaagtatcagcttgatgcaaaacttttgcagcccacaaaaaagtttttaatggtcattcatcactttttTTAGTGTTATAGTCCCCTTGAAACTTGGATCTTCTTGAGGTTTGGGATCTCGTCCTAAAATGAGAGGTAAAAACACATGAACCggttggatatacaacaaataaattaaggtgggcccacatattagGGTAACACCCACGGGTTATGGCTAATCTGCTCTCGTGTTACCCAGGTGTCGCGCTTCGAAAAACGCACGGACGCGGATTACATACTACCCCCGctcgtccctagctccgaacgggcagttctgtgggcaggtccaccgtgatgtatctatacatccaaaccgtctatcccttttctcatattattttaaggcatcaaaacaaaaggGAGCTAGATCCAACGAtgaagcggaccacaccatataataaGCTTGGTTTCATTAAAATAGACAAATCATTAAATATCAGtcgcattaaatgcaagaatcatctccggtgtggtccatttgatcgttggatttgccttatttttgttttgatgccttaaaataatccaagcaaaaggatagatgatttggatgtacaaatacatcatagtgggcccgccCATAGAATTGCCCGtttggagctagggacgggcgagggtagtacgcaatccgcgtcccacaccCAACCTTCGGCATTGATGAAATGACGGGCACATATTACGTACTTCCCCTACTCATGCAGAGCTCGGGACGAGCTATACATGTACCCCATTAATTAGTGGATAGCGATTACGTTAAAAGGCAGAGGACACGTAAGCAAACAGAGGTGTTAGCCCATACGTCtcctctttttccctttttttacttttttttccaCGCGAATTCTTTGCCAAAGCCTTTCACCTGGGAACCCaaatgagacccattgtgatgtttgtgagaaatcttccccatccatcagttttgtgatttcattttaggacatgatgccaaaaataaaCCGTATCCA
This window encodes:
- the LOC131243054 gene encoding defensin-like protein, with translation MWKLWPHHYIKTKLPSHPRILSFRLSLKMERATRVFPVILVLLLLIMTTEMGPSMVEARTCESQSHRFKGPCVRGSNCAAVCQTEGFSGGICRGLRRRCFCTKHC